One genomic region from Arthrobacter pigmenti encodes:
- the paaZ gene encoding phenylacetic acid degradation bifunctional protein PaaZ, with product MTSTALSVDIVPSFIRDAWWTPDQHTLSEDNSTEVRDASTGELLALVSTSGLDVADAVQYARTTGQAELGQFTFHQRALKLKALAQFLNGQRDHLYELSARTGATKVDSMVDIDGGIGVLFTFGSKGRRELPNSQVVIDGPAEVLSKDGSFVGEHIYTRIPGAAVQINAFNFPVWGMLEKLAPSFLAGVPTIVKPATPTGYLTAAVVKLIIESNILPAGSLQLISGPARDLLDHLDYRDLVSFTGSATTANKLKSHENVATGGVRFTSETDSLNAAILGEDAVPGTPEFDAFIKSLVTEMTVKAGQKCTSIRRTLVPKTLVNDVVAAARDRIEQRVTLGDPRAEGVTMGALASLGQLRDVRAAVESMIAAGGELAYGTLDSPRVTQADGTVDVVEDGAFMSPVLLTWENADAVELHTVEAFGPVASVVGYDDVAHAVRLAAMGEGSLVATVCTNDPSIARELVLGIAAHHGRVLLLNREDARSSTGHGSPVPHLVHGGPGRAGGGEELGGIRSVLHHMQRTALQGSPNMLTAVTGVWHAGADRNFDEEHPFRKNLATLRIGDAIRSDLRQVTLEDITAFANTTGDKFYAHTNEEAAAANPFFPGIVAHGYLLLSWGAGLFVEPAPGPVLANYGLENLRFITPVAAGDSIRVTLTAKRITPREDEEYGEVSWDAVLTNQDDEIVATYDVLTLVEK from the coding sequence ATGACTTCGACCGCCCTCAGCGTGGACATCGTCCCCAGCTTCATCCGCGACGCCTGGTGGACACCGGACCAGCACACTCTCTCCGAGGACAACTCGACGGAAGTCCGGGACGCGAGCACCGGCGAACTGCTCGCCCTGGTGAGCACCAGCGGGCTCGACGTCGCCGACGCCGTCCAGTACGCCCGCACCACCGGCCAGGCGGAGCTGGGCCAGTTCACCTTCCATCAGCGCGCGCTGAAGCTCAAGGCTCTTGCGCAGTTCCTGAACGGGCAGCGGGACCACCTGTACGAACTTTCCGCCCGAACCGGCGCCACCAAGGTGGACTCGATGGTGGATATCGACGGCGGGATCGGTGTGCTGTTCACCTTCGGTTCAAAGGGGCGGCGTGAGCTGCCGAACTCGCAGGTAGTCATCGACGGGCCTGCGGAAGTGCTGTCCAAGGACGGCTCCTTCGTCGGTGAGCACATCTACACACGCATTCCAGGTGCGGCCGTGCAGATCAACGCATTCAACTTCCCCGTGTGGGGCATGCTCGAGAAGCTCGCGCCGTCGTTCCTCGCAGGTGTGCCGACCATCGTGAAGCCGGCCACGCCGACAGGCTACCTGACCGCCGCCGTCGTGAAGCTGATCATCGAGTCGAACATCCTGCCGGCTGGTTCGCTGCAGCTGATTTCCGGGCCTGCCCGCGACCTGCTGGACCACCTGGACTACCGCGACCTGGTGTCCTTCACCGGCTCGGCCACAACGGCGAACAAGCTGAAGTCCCACGAAAACGTTGCAACCGGCGGTGTCCGGTTCACCTCCGAGACTGACTCCCTGAACGCGGCGATCCTCGGTGAGGACGCAGTACCGGGCACCCCTGAATTCGATGCCTTCATCAAGTCACTCGTCACCGAGATGACTGTCAAGGCCGGCCAGAAGTGCACCAGCATCCGCCGGACGCTGGTGCCCAAAACGCTGGTGAACGACGTCGTTGCTGCCGCCCGCGACCGCATCGAGCAGCGCGTCACGCTCGGTGACCCGCGCGCTGAGGGTGTCACCATGGGCGCGCTGGCCTCGCTGGGCCAGCTCCGGGACGTTCGCGCCGCCGTCGAGTCCATGATCGCCGCCGGTGGTGAGCTGGCGTACGGAACCTTGGATTCACCGCGGGTTACGCAGGCGGACGGGACGGTGGACGTCGTCGAAGATGGTGCCTTCATGTCGCCGGTTCTCCTCACCTGGGAGAACGCCGACGCCGTCGAGCTTCACACGGTGGAGGCGTTCGGCCCGGTCGCCTCCGTTGTAGGGTACGACGACGTCGCCCACGCCGTGCGCCTGGCCGCCATGGGCGAGGGTTCTCTGGTGGCGACAGTGTGCACCAATGATCCGTCTATTGCCCGCGAACTGGTTCTGGGGATCGCTGCCCACCACGGACGTGTGCTGCTGCTGAACCGGGAGGATGCGCGGTCCTCAACCGGGCATGGCTCGCCGGTGCCGCACCTCGTACACGGCGGACCGGGCCGGGCCGGGGGTGGCGAGGAGCTCGGTGGCATCCGTTCAGTGCTGCACCATATGCAGCGCACGGCGCTGCAGGGTTCACCGAACATGCTCACCGCCGTCACGGGCGTCTGGCACGCCGGAGCGGACCGCAACTTCGACGAGGAACACCCGTTCCGGAAGAACCTGGCAACTCTGCGTATCGGCGATGCCATCCGCTCCGACCTGCGCCAGGTGACGCTCGAGGACATCACGGCTTTCGCGAACACCACGGGGGACAAGTTCTACGCGCACACCAACGAGGAAGCTGCCGCGGCGAACCCGTTCTTCCCGGGCATCGTGGCGCACGGATACCTGCTGCTTTCCTGGGGTGCGGGGCTGTTCGTCGAGCCTGCGCCGGGGCCGGTCCTGGCTAACTACGGGCTCGAGAACCTGCGGTTCATCACGCCCGTTGCGGCGGGGGACTCCATCCGCGTCACGCTCACGGCAAAGCGGATCACCCCGCGCGAGGATGAGGAGTACGGCGAGGTTTCCTGGGATGCGGTGCTGACCAACCAGGATGACGAGATTGTTGCCACCTATGACGTCCTGACGCTCGTGGAGAAGTAG
- a CDS encoding PaaI family thioesterase: MTGEPWQITLGELDEKMGVTITEQSVERVVATMPVEGNRQSFGLLHGGASLAVGEAVGSWAAVIHASTLGKIAVGVDVSATHHKSARSGVITITATPIHLGRTLTTHEVLITNDDGERLCTLRITNLLLEKKK; the protein is encoded by the coding sequence ATGACCGGCGAACCCTGGCAGATCACCCTCGGCGAACTCGACGAGAAGATGGGCGTGACCATCACCGAGCAGTCCGTGGAGCGGGTTGTGGCCACGATGCCAGTGGAGGGGAACCGGCAATCGTTCGGGCTCCTGCACGGCGGTGCATCCCTTGCGGTCGGCGAAGCTGTGGGCTCCTGGGCCGCCGTCATCCATGCCAGCACGCTGGGGAAAATCGCCGTCGGCGTGGATGTTTCAGCTACCCACCACAAGTCCGCGCGTAGCGGCGTCATCACTATCACGGCCACTCCCATTCACCTGGGCCGCACCCTCACCACGCATGAAGTGCTGATAACCAACGACGACGGCGAGCGCCTCTGCACCCTCCGCATCACCAACCTGCTGCTCGAGAAAAAGAAGTAG
- a CDS encoding GNAT family N-acetyltransferase, which translates to MSAIGPVTLRGRAVTLEPLSMEHHDGLVDAVRDGELWNLWYTRIPRPEGMAGEIEGRLDKQRAGSMLPFTARRSDTGEVLGMTTYCNINADTPKVEIGYTWNRLSAQRTGANAESKLLLLTHAFETLGCTAVEFRTHWMNHQSREAISRLGAKQDGVLRGDVRMPDGTVRDTVVFSVIASEWPMVRSHLEYRLAKPCA; encoded by the coding sequence TTGAGTGCGATCGGGCCTGTGACGCTGCGGGGACGGGCGGTGACGCTGGAACCGTTGTCCATGGAACACCACGACGGCCTCGTTGACGCGGTGCGTGACGGTGAGCTTTGGAACCTCTGGTACACCCGGATTCCCCGGCCTGAGGGCATGGCCGGAGAAATTGAGGGACGTCTCGACAAGCAGCGTGCCGGCTCGATGCTGCCGTTCACTGCGCGGCGCTCGGACACGGGTGAGGTCCTTGGGATGACGACGTACTGCAACATCAACGCTGACACGCCGAAGGTTGAGATCGGGTACACCTGGAATCGTTTATCGGCGCAGCGCACCGGCGCCAACGCCGAAAGCAAGCTGCTCCTGCTGACGCACGCATTCGAGACGCTGGGCTGCACTGCCGTCGAATTCCGGACCCATTGGATGAATCACCAGTCCCGTGAGGCGATTTCCCGGCTCGGCGCGAAACAGGACGGCGTGCTGCGCGGGGATGTGCGGATGCCGGACGGGACGGTCCGGGACACGGTTGTGTTTTCGGTGATCGCTTCGGAGTGGCCGATGGTGCGTTCGCACCTCGAGTATCGGCTGGCCAAACCGTGCGCGTAG